Proteins co-encoded in one Arachis hypogaea cultivar Tifrunner chromosome 13, arahy.Tifrunner.gnm2.J5K5, whole genome shotgun sequence genomic window:
- the LOC112736145 gene encoding uncharacterized protein, with translation MDKKVKWSWTSALIGAASAVAATAVLSAKPKDPTFHLISINFTSFKLNLPTILDAELVLTVHVTNPNIAPIHYSSTAMSIFYQGSLLGSAAVAAGSQPPRSCQLLRLPARLRGLELAQHAKCFVADVARREMVLDAAVDISGTARVLWWDHNFKVHVDSHVTVDPVFLDVIDQENTSELELFAA, from the coding sequence ATGGACAAAAAGGTCAAGTGGAGCTGGACCTCCGCCCTTATCGGAGCGGCATCAGCGGTGGCAGCCACGGCGGTGCTCTCAGCGAAGCCCAAGGACCCCACCTTCCACCTTATCTCCATCAACTTCACATCTTTCAAGCTCAACCTTCCAACCATCCTCGATGCAGAACTAGTCCTCACAGTCCATGTCACCAACCCCAACATCGCACCCATTCACTACTCCTCCACCGCCATGTCCATATTCTACCAGGGATCCCTCCTCGGCTCGGCCGCTGTAGCTGCCGGCTCCCAGCCCCCACGCTCCTGCCAGCTCCTCCGCCTCCCTGCGCGCCTCCGCGGCCTGGAGCTCGCCCAGCACGCCAAGTGCTTTGTCGCTGACGTGGCCAGGCGGGAGATGGTGCTTGACGCCGCCGTGGATATCAGCGGCACCGCCAGGGTGCTTTGGTGGGACCACAATTTTAAGGTGCACGTTGACAGCCACGTTACCGTCGATCCTGTGTTCCTTGATGTCATTGATCAGGAAAATACTTCGGAACTTGAACTTTTTGCCGCTTAA
- the LOC112736363 gene encoding uncharacterized protein At2g27730, mitochondrial, translating to MAMRVAARNASRRLFSSGSGKILSEEEKAAENAYFKKAEQEKLEKLARKGPQSEAKPATGSGGSVPDAKPSGSAHTDASAEKVSTDKYRNYAVVAGTITFLSGLGWYLKGTAKKPEVQD from the exons ATGGCAATGCGGGTGGCTGCAAGAAATGCATCTAGAAGGCTATTTAGCAGCGGCTCTGGAAAAATACTCAGTGAGGAGGAGAAGGCCGCTGAAAATGCATACTTTAAG AAAGCTGAGCAAGAGAAGTTGGAGAAGCTTGCTCGCAAG GGACCTCAATCAGAAGCCAAGCCAGCCACAGGCTCAGGGGGTTCAGTACCTGATGCCAAGCCCAGTGGCTCAGCACATACAGATGCATCAGCTGAAAAGGTTTCAACTGACAAGTACCGGAATTATGCAGTTGTGGCAGGTACAATAACATTTCTTAGTGGTTTGGGTTGGTACCTCAAGGGCACTGCAAAAAAGCCAGAGGTGCAGGATTGA